The following are encoded in a window of Sutcliffiella horikoshii genomic DNA:
- a CDS encoding VOC family protein, with the protein MTGLLHHIELYVSDLKKTKEFWGWLLEELGYEPYQEWKSGQSWKIENTYIVFVQTEERFLDVPYHRCRVGLNHIAFHASSRDHVDSLTEKLKARGVNMLYKDKHPYAGGENYYAAFFEDPDRIKVELVAPSI; encoded by the coding sequence ATGACAGGACTACTTCATCATATAGAATTATATGTGTCGGACCTGAAGAAAACGAAAGAATTCTGGGGATGGCTGCTCGAAGAACTGGGATATGAACCCTATCAAGAGTGGAAAAGTGGACAGAGTTGGAAAATAGAAAATACATATATTGTTTTTGTTCAAACGGAAGAAAGGTTTCTCGATGTTCCCTATCATCGATGCAGAGTAGGCCTTAATCATATTGCTTTCCATGCCTCGTCACGGGATCATGTGGACAGCTTAACAGAAAAACTGAAAGCTCGTGGAGTAAATATGTTATATAAGGACAAACATCCATATGCTGGCGGAGAAAACTATTATGCGGCATTTTTTGAAGACCCTGACCGTATCAAAGTAGAGCTTGTGGCTCCTTCAATATAA
- a CDS encoding NUDIX domain-containing protein has translation MTKISMYTMCLVVDGDKVLLINRPTDKGFPGFIGPGGKVDFPESLTEGAIREVHEETGLQVSNLIYKGLDEYVNELEDERYMVFNYLTYTYIGELLTSPPEGELKWVAISEALDLPMQDWFKERFPLFFEEGTFEKHVVWDGKVKKAVKEVITKH, from the coding sequence ATGACTAAGATCAGCATGTATACGATGTGTCTTGTAGTGGATGGAGATAAAGTTCTCTTAATTAATAGGCCAACAGATAAAGGATTTCCGGGCTTTATTGGCCCAGGTGGAAAAGTGGATTTTCCAGAAAGTTTAACAGAAGGCGCTATTCGAGAAGTCCATGAAGAAACCGGCTTACAGGTAAGTAACTTAATCTATAAGGGTCTAGATGAATATGTAAATGAGTTGGAAGATGAAAGATATATGGTATTCAACTATCTAACATATACATATATCGGAGAACTCTTAACTTCTCCACCAGAGGGAGAATTAAAATGGGTAGCAATATCTGAGGCCCTAGATTTACCTATGCAAGACTGGTTTAAAGAAAGATTCCCTCTATTCTTTGAAGAAGGGACTTTTGAAAAGCATGTAGTATGGGACGGAAAAGTTAAAAAAGCGGTAAAAGAAGTGATAACAAAGCATTGA